In Luteimonas viscosa, the following proteins share a genomic window:
- a CDS encoding glycine zipper 2TM domain-containing protein translates to MNIRPIHAIAAATLALATTGAVQAQTYGEQDEGRTFSDGSRVVCEDVEVRRGSKDPNRIAGTAAGAVIGGVVGSQIGSGKGRDLATVGGAIAGGAVGRKVQGDRQEARGDRVVERRCERVWR, encoded by the coding sequence ATGAACATCAGACCGATCCACGCGATTGCCGCGGCGACACTTGCCCTCGCCACCACGGGCGCGGTGCAGGCACAGACTTACGGCGAGCAGGACGAAGGCCGCACGTTCAGCGACGGAAGCCGCGTGGTGTGCGAGGACGTCGAAGTCCGGCGCGGCAGCAAGGATCCCAACCGTATTGCCGGGACCGCGGCAGGTGCGGTGATCGGTGGCGTCGTCGGCAGCCAGATCGGCAGCGGCAAGGGGCGCGATCTGGCGACGGTGGGCGGTGCGATCGCGGGTGGCGCCGTCGGCCGCAAGGTGCAGGGCGATCGGCAGGAGGCGCGAGGCGATCGCGTGGTCGAGCGTCGCTGCGAGCGCGTCTGGCGCTGA